A genomic window from Synechococcales cyanobacterium T60_A2020_003 includes:
- a CDS encoding 2-isopropylmalate synthase, which yields MSQVIILDTTLRDGELVPGVQFSLDQKLQFAEHLEQAGVGVIEVGYPAIARKDFDDVHGLAQYIKGAVICGLANTKAQEIECLAEALAPAQQGRMHVYTSVRFPRASTQEETVLEQIQAGIRLARQHCADVEWSAFDATRADLRFLCRAIETAIASGATTINLPDSLGIANPEGFAEMITTVVDRVETIDQVTLSVHCHDDLGYAIANSMTALSLGARQVECSVRGLGARRGNADLGTLVRAIAQANSPYQTTVDSTALLNIELCLEQMLSGLVDNPVEQLPFFLAGKGN from the coding sequence GTGTCCCAAGTCATTATCTTAGACACGACATTACGGGATGGAGAACTGGTACCCGGTGTACAGTTTTCCCTTGACCAAAAGCTTCAGTTTGCGGAGCATCTGGAGCAAGCGGGGGTAGGGGTGATCGAGGTTGGGTATCCAGCGATCGCCCGGAAAGACTTTGATGATGTGCATGGGCTAGCTCAATATATTAAAGGTGCGGTCATTTGTGGTTTGGCCAATACCAAGGCTCAAGAAATCGAGTGTTTAGCAGAAGCCCTCGCACCCGCACAGCAGGGGCGAATGCATGTGTATACCTCGGTGCGTTTTCCCAGGGCGTCAACCCAAGAAGAAACGGTTCTAGAGCAGATTCAAGCGGGAATACGCTTAGCACGCCAGCATTGCGCGGATGTGGAATGGTCGGCCTTTGATGCTACGCGGGCCGATCTTCGGTTTTTATGTCGCGCCATTGAAACGGCGATCGCCAGTGGGGCAACCACAATTAATCTTCCCGATAGTCTTGGAATTGCAAATCCAGAGGGGTTTGCAGAGATGATTACAACAGTTGTAGATCGGGTTGAAACGATTGATCAGGTGACGTTATCGGTTCACTGTCACGACGATCTCGGTTATGCGATCGCCAATTCCATGACGGCTCTATCATTGGGTGCGCGCCAGGTGGAGTGTTCGGTGCGCGGGTTGGGGGCACGGCGGGGTAATGCAGATTTAGGTACATTAGTGCGGGCAATCGCCCAAGCAAACAGTCCCTATCAAACCACTGTAGACTCCACAGCTTTGCTGAACATAGAGTTGTGCTTAGAACAAATGTTATCTGGCTTAGTCGATAACCCAGTTGAGCAATTACCTTTTTTCTTGGCAGGAAAGGGGAATTGA
- a CDS encoding prepilin-type N-terminal cleavage/methylation domain-containing protein encodes MRVFVLYQLAGFQCSRPHAIKGMTLLELLVVIAVVGVLSAIALPSFLNLTNRAKHAEAQNYVGVINRAQQTYFFEQGQFATLDALNLGIPSKTRYYNYISQPAVEGDRPVAQTLAEPMDEIRGYAGKVWINAEYDVGATTVSVLCEGEINEVPDIVGEDCPEQG; translated from the coding sequence ATGCGCGTTTTCGTACTTTATCAGCTAGCGGGTTTTCAGTGTTCTAGGCCCCATGCGATTAAAGGCATGACGCTACTAGAACTCTTAGTTGTAATCGCTGTGGTGGGTGTCTTGAGCGCGATCGCCCTGCCTTCATTTTTGAACCTGACCAATCGTGCCAAACATGCAGAAGCCCAGAACTATGTGGGGGTCATCAATCGTGCTCAGCAAACCTACTTCTTCGAGCAGGGGCAGTTTGCGACTCTAGATGCGCTTAACTTGGGCATTCCCTCGAAAACGCGATATTACAACTACATTTCTCAACCTGCGGTAGAGGGCGATCGCCCTGTTGCCCAGACCCTCGCGGAGCCAATGGATGAAATTCGGGGGTATGCGGGCAAAGTATGGATCAATGCCGAATACGACGTTGGAGCCACAACCGTTTCCGTGCTCTGCGAAGGTGAAATTAACGAAGTGCCGGATATTGTCGGGGAAGATTGCCCAGAGCAGGGTTAG